A region from the Vulpes lagopus strain Blue_001 chromosome 5, ASM1834538v1, whole genome shotgun sequence genome encodes:
- the NAT8 gene encoding N-acetyltransferase 8 has product MAPYHIRKYQERDRPRVLDLFSKGMEEHAPTTFRHILKLPRTLALLLGVPLALFLASGSWLLVSVTSLALLTALRFFSKYPWIQFKVLCLRSDLSDITKSYLSEPGSCFWVAEADGQVVGMVGVLPAAESPLRREQLQLFHLCVASECRGQGVAKALVRTVLQFARDQGYSQVVLHTTMLQRSAVALYQRMGFQKTGQFFSSLNWRLFAIPSCVFVYPLPSAQASQAQGQAGGP; this is encoded by the coding sequence ATGGCTCCTTATCACATCCGCAAGTACCAGGAGAGGGACCGCCCACGGGTCCTGGACTTGTTCTCCAAGGGAATGGAGGAGCACGCCCCCACCACCTTCCGCCACATCCTGAAGCTGCCCCGAACCCTGGCGCTCTTGCTTGGGGTGCCCCTCGCCCTCTTCCTGgcctctggctcctggctccttgTCTCTGTCACCAGCCTCGCCCTCCTCACTGCCCTGAGATTCTTCTCCAAATACCCCTGGATCCAGTTTAAAGTCCTGTGTTTGCGCTCAGACCTGTCTGACATCACCAAGTCCTACCTGAGTGAGCCCGGCTCCTGCTTCTGGGTGGCCGAGGCCGACGGGCAGGTGGTGGGCATGGTGGGCGTGCTGCCCGCTGCGGAGAGCCCCCTGCGGAGGGAGCAGTTGCAGCTGTTCCACCTGTGCGTGGCCTCTGAGTGCCGAGGTCAGGGGGTGGCCAAAGCCCTGGTCAGGACGGTCCTGCAGTTCGCCCGTGACCAGGGCTACAGCCAAGTGGTCCTCCACACCACCATGCTGCAGCGCTCGGCCGTGGCCCTCTACCAGCGCATGGGCTTCCAGAAGACGGGCCAGTTCTTCTCCTCCCTGAACTGGAGGCTATTTGCTATTCCTTCGTGTGTGTTTGTCTACCCCTTGCCCTCTGCTCAGGCCTCGCAGGCACAGGGGCAGGCGGGGGGGCCTTGA